GTGTCCACACGGGCAAAGAGACCGAACGGCGCTCCCTGGTAAGCCGCTCGGGCCGGCTGTAGCGCCTTCTGGACAATAGCATCCCGGAGCACGCGCCGTTGCTCTTCGTTCCAGGTGTCGTAGAGCCAGTCATATCCGATGGCAAACGCATGAGCCATCTCCGCCGTGTCGAGAAAATGGGCGGGATTCCAATCAGGGAATTGGGCGGCAGCAGCAAGCTCTTCCCACACGCGGTGACGATACCGTTCATCGGCGTCAAGGCGATAGAGGAGCGCCAGCGTGTAAACGCGCCAGAGCACTTGCTGGCTCACGGTGAGCAATCGTACTCCGTCCGGCTTGATATAACGCGACACCGGCTGGGTGAGAATTGTTTCGCCTTCATTGCGCAAAATCAGGTAGTAAGCCTGACATATCGGGTCCCCTTCGACCTGTCGCTTCACCCGCCCAAACCCACCCTCGCCAATGAGAAGTCTCGGATGCGGAGCCACCGAAATTGCGCGAGCGGTTATCCCGCCGGGTCTGAGCTGCCCCCCGTCGCTCCGGGAAGAGCGGACACTTTTCCCACCGAGCGATGGCGGAGCTGCTTTCGGTCGAAGGGTTTCAGGGACGGAACCCGCTAAGCCAGTAGCCAGCCCAATCACCAGAATTTTTCGCCAGCGACTCCATCCTGCGCTCATACCACTGTGATCCGATCAAGCGGCTGCGACGTGCTCGATGACGTCGTGTATTTGTTCCACGGCGCGGGAGATGTCAAAACGCTCGCGGGCGTGCCGGGATGCCGCGACCCCCATTGTTCGGCAACGCTCCGGGTTCTTCAGCAGACCGGTAATCGCCTGCGCCAGCATTTCCGGTTGACCGGGCGGAACCAAAATTCCCGTGCGCTCATGAACGACGATTTCCCGAGGTCCTCCCACATCGGTAGCAACGACCGGCTTGCCAGAAGCAGCGGCCTCGACGAGAACTAATCCAAAAGATTCGGGAGATCGCGCAGCATGAACCAGGATGTCGCACACCGCCAGCAGCTCGGAGATGTCCCGTCGAAATCCCGTGAAGATAACGCTCTGCCCCAAACCCAGGTCAAGAGCCATTCTCCGGAGCTGGGCCTCGTAGCCACGATTCATCCCGAACATCTCGCTTCCCACGACGAGAAACCGCGCGTCTTTGCAAGTGAGTTGCACGCGCCGGGCAGCCCGGAGGAAATCATCTTGACCTTTGCCCGGTTCCAATCGCCCGATGGTTGCGATCACCCCGCAGGCCCGTTCCAGGCCCAGTTGCTGACGCAGATCGTCAACCCTTGACGGATCAGGAGAGGCCAGTCGCTCCATATCCACCCCCGGATAAATGACCCGCAGCTTTTCTCGCTTCGTACCAAAGGCGCGACACTGAGCCGTTGCTGCTACTTCGGAACTTGCGATGATCATCTGTGCAGGGATGCGGCTAGCCCACCGATCAATGAGATTCTCGACACGAGCAACCCCGTGCTGCCACCACACGGCTGGTCGCCGAGCCAACCTTGCCGCCATCCCTCCGTACAGGTGACCGTAGCCTAAAGAGCTGAATATGACTTCCGCCCTCACCCGTTCGATGATCCGCCTGATTTTCCAAACGGCTTGTGCGTAATTAATCGGGTTACTGAGCCGGGTGATCGGCTGAACGAAGGTCTCGACGCCCAGCTCCATTACCCGCTCAACCAGCGGACCATCCCGAAGAAAGACAACCGACGGAATCAGTCGCCGCCGATCATACCGGCGAAGAAAATCAACCCAGAGCGATTCCGCTCCCCCCTGCTCCGCAACCGGGAGTACGAGGAGAACTCTTCGTGTCTTGCTCCCTAACGCCACGTGAGTCGTACCCGTCTCAGTGCGAAAAAGAGAAGAGCCAGAGCCACCAGCGTCCAGAGGATGGCCCAGACGACAGCCGGAATGTGAGTTAGTTCCTGGAGGTTTCGCGCATCGGTTTTGACATCGCTGCCTGTCGAAAGGTAAACGAGCGCCTTGAGGTCAAAGAGCGCATTCAGGCAGCTCTCGACGCCGAGGAAGCCGACGACAAACTGGGTCAGTCGTGGAGAACCAAAAATTGCGATACCCACGCCGCCGACGCCCAAAGCGAGTCCAAGCAGGAACCCACTACTTCCCACGGGCCGAATGAGTCCGAGCGAAATGACTCCGATGAAAAGCGCTGTGATCGCCAGCACGACGCGGGCTTGTCGAGGCCTGCCGCAGAGCAGAAGTAACAGCACACCATAGGCCATTGTGCCAATGTATCCAGCACTGGAAATGAACAGCAATGATCCGCCACGGGTCGCCGTCAAGCCACTGCCATCGGAACTCACCCGAATCGAAGCCACCGAGCCACCGGTCGCCCAGGCCATTACCGCATGAGCGGCCTCGTGAAGGATCGTGACGAAGATGCGGATCGGATAGGCAATAACCTCTGCGAAGGGAAGGAACCACAGAAGCACAGCGAGCCCCGATGCCATTAGGAGTAGTCGAAATCCATCGCTCGTATTCTTCGCCCGTCGCCTCATGGCCAGCCAATTATATCATCCCTCAACCTGGCAGCGAGCCGCGCAATTTACTCGACTTCGGATGGTGCTGTCGGCGTTAGGGTAGAGGGACCGTATTATCACAGACCTATCGCACGGGCAAACGTCAGTTCACCAACACCTGGGGATTTGGTAAAATTATCAATGCTCTATGTATGAACGACCGAAGGGAACGCCACGACATATGCGCCTACATGTCAAGATCACCCTTTCGGTATCTCTCATTGTGGTCATCGTTCTGATCATCCTTTTCTCCTTCTACTGGTCAGCTGCACGAGGACTCGTCCAAGAGGAGAACCGACGCGACGTTGAGCTGATGGTGGCGCAACTCGGACAGCACCTTTCATCCGAGAGGGTCGTGGAGGACCTCGCCGCTTTGCGCAACGATGCCCTCTTTTACAAAACGGTGCACCGGGAGGTAGATGAAGTTCACATCTATGGGTTCACTCCCACCGGTGTTCGTGAGGTAGTCACGATTCCTCTGGGGGCTCGTAAGGTCCTCCCCATAGAATTCCTTCAACCCGTCCAGCAAGGAAAACTTTTCTCCCGGATTGAGCGGGTCTCTCAGGGGAAATATATCATTCAGGCGGCGGCGCCGATTGAAAGCGTCGGCCAACCGATTGGTATCGTAATGATTCGAGCGCAAACGGCGTCGTATCATTCTCTGCTGACTCGATTGAATCGCATCACACTGGTGATAGCGCTTCTGGCTATCGTCACATTAACCGGTTCACTCGACCTTCTGTTCCGCCAGCTGATCAACCGTCCTGTGAAAGAAATACTGGCGGTTATGCACCGGGCTGAACAAGGCAACCTCGACGCTACGGTACCGGTACGTTCGGCTGATGAAATGGGCCGTCTATGTTCGGGCCTTAACACGATGCTCGCCCAAATTCGTCGGATGCAACAAGAACTGACCGACGAGCAAAAGCGACTCGAAATTCTCGTCGCCGAAGCCACTTCTGAATTAAGTCAACGCAACCGCGAACTTCAGGAAGCCAATCGAGAGCTTTTCGCCCTCCAGCGTCAACTTGTTCACACAGAGCGGTTAGCTGCCACAGGTCACATGGCCGCCCAGATTGCTCATGAAGTCGGGACGCCACTCAACCTGGTCTCTGGTCACATCCAGGTGCTCAAGTCGCGCATGAGCGACGATGATGCCAACCGACGGTTCGACATCATCCTCCAGCAGATCGCTCGCATCGAGCGAATCGTTCGTCAGTTTCTTGACTCCACCCGACAGTTGAAGGCTGAGATGGTGCCGGTGCATATCGGCCCTCTTCTGCAGCAGGTAGTCGAAATGGCAGCGCCCACCCTGGAAAGTCGGAAGATCGAAGTAACCACTCGATTCGATTCTAAAGTGCCGGTGATCAGGGGCTCTCCCGAACGACTTCAGCAAGTCTTCATTAACCTTATTGACAATAGCCTGGATGCCATGCCCTCGGGCGGGCAGCTTGTGATCCTCATCCGGGCTGAAGATCATCAGGTTGTCATCGAATACCAAGACAGCGGCCTGGGGATGACGCCCGACGTTCTCTCCCGTGCTTTCGACCCTTTCTTCACCACAAAGCAGGATAAGGGAGGCAGCGGCCTTGGCTTGGCCATTGTGCGTCAGATCATCCACGAGCACGGAGGTGAAATCCTGGCCGACAGCCGTCCGGGTGGGGGATCGCGCTTTGTTATCACGCTTCCGGTCGCGGACGAATTCCCTCAGGCTGCCCGATTGTCGTCAGAGATCCAAACGGAGTCGGTCAATGCAGAAGATTCTCGTAATTGATGACGATCGTGACACGTGCGACTTTCTTCAAGAACTCCTGATGGCCGAAGGGTGTACTGTCGAGACCGCTCAGACAGCCCGCCGGGGGCTCGAGCTGGCCTGTTCCGGTGAGTTCGACTGCATCGTTGCCGATATTAATCTTAACGACAAGTTAACCGGACTCGATTTGCTGCGAGCACTCAAGCAAACGGGGCCCTCGGTAAAAATGATTCTGATCACCGCATTTGGAACTCTCGATATGGCCATCGAAGCCATTCGCGAAGGCGCTTTTGATTTCATCTCCAAACCGTTCAATGTGCAGCAAGTCATTGCCACCGTGAGACGGGCTCTCGGCCAGGCTCGCCCGGCCCTTCCTTCTGAGGATGTGGCTATGATTCTGCGGCTATCTGAATCGTCCGGACTCATCGGACGAGCACCAAAAATGATCGAGCTTTACAAGGAGGTTGCCCGGGTGGCTCCTACCCGGTTGACCGTCCTGCTGACAGGTGAATCGGGGACGGGGAAGGAGCTCATCGCCCGCGCCATCCACCGTCACAGTTCCCGTGCCCATCGCCCCTTCATCGCCGTCAACTGTGGCGCTTTGACCGAGACCCTGTTGGAATCCGAATTATTCGGCCATGTCAAAGGCAGCTTTACTGGCGCCGTTAGCGATAAACGCGGTCTCTTTGAAGAAGCCCATCAGGGAACAATTTTCCTCGATGAAATTAGTGAGACAAGCCCTGGCCTCCAAGTCAAACTTCTGCGCGTTCTTCAGGAAGGAGAAATC
Above is a genomic segment from Blastocatellia bacterium containing:
- a CDS encoding glycosyltransferase, producing the protein MALGSKTRRVLLVLPVAEQGGAESLWVDFLRRYDRRRLIPSVVFLRDGPLVERVMELGVETFVQPITRLSNPINYAQAVWKIRRIIERVRAEVIFSSLGYGHLYGGMAARLARRPAVWWQHGVARVENLIDRWASRIPAQMIIASSEVAATAQCRAFGTKREKLRVIYPGVDMERLASPDPSRVDDLRQQLGLERACGVIATIGRLEPGKGQDDFLRAARRVQLTCKDARFLVVGSEMFGMNRGYEAQLRRMALDLGLGQSVIFTGFRRDISELLAVCDILVHAARSPESFGLVLVEAAASGKPVVATDVGGPREIVVHERTGILVPPGQPEMLAQAITGLLKNPERCRTMGVAASRHARERFDISRAVEQIHDVIEHVAAA
- a CDS encoding M50 family metallopeptidase; the protein is MRRRAKNTSDGFRLLLMASGLAVLLWFLPFAEVIAYPIRIFVTILHEAAHAVMAWATGGSVASIRVSSDGSGLTATRGGSLLFISSAGYIGTMAYGVLLLLLCGRPRQARVVLAITALFIGVISLGLIRPVGSSGFLLGLALGVGGVGIAIFGSPRLTQFVVGFLGVESCLNALFDLKALVYLSTGSDVKTDARNLQELTHIPAVVWAILWTLVALALLFFALRRVRLTWR
- a CDS encoding ATP-binding protein; amino-acid sequence: MRLHVKITLSVSLIVVIVLIILFSFYWSAARGLVQEENRRDVELMVAQLGQHLSSERVVEDLAALRNDALFYKTVHREVDEVHIYGFTPTGVREVVTIPLGARKVLPIEFLQPVQQGKLFSRIERVSQGKYIIQAAAPIESVGQPIGIVMIRAQTASYHSLLTRLNRITLVIALLAIVTLTGSLDLLFRQLINRPVKEILAVMHRAEQGNLDATVPVRSADEMGRLCSGLNTMLAQIRRMQQELTDEQKRLEILVAEATSELSQRNRELQEANRELFALQRQLVHTERLAATGHMAAQIAHEVGTPLNLVSGHIQVLKSRMSDDDANRRFDIILQQIARIERIVRQFLDSTRQLKAEMVPVHIGPLLQQVVEMAAPTLESRKIEVTTRFDSKVPVIRGSPERLQQVFINLIDNSLDAMPSGGQLVILIRAEDHQVVIEYQDSGLGMTPDVLSRAFDPFFTTKQDKGGSGLGLAIVRQIIHEHGGEILADSRPGGGSRFVITLPVADEFPQAARLSSEIQTESVNAEDSRN
- a CDS encoding sigma-54 dependent transcriptional regulator translates to MQKILVIDDDRDTCDFLQELLMAEGCTVETAQTARRGLELACSGEFDCIVADINLNDKLTGLDLLRALKQTGPSVKMILITAFGTLDMAIEAIREGAFDFISKPFNVQQVIATVRRALGQARPALPSEDVAMILRLSESSGLIGRAPKMIELYKEVARVAPTRLTVLLTGESGTGKELIARAIHRHSSRAHRPFIAVNCGALTETLLESELFGHVKGSFTGAVSDKRGLFEEAHQGTIFLDEISETSPGLQVKLLRVLQEGEIKRVGDSRSRTVDVRVIAASNRRLDEEVAAGRFREDLYYRLSAVTLTLPPLRERREDIPLLAMYFLKRLEQQAQGDRVPPGGFALMPDALDLLLAYTWPGNVRELENAIEYAALHARSGIITSEDFPEKIRAAVTHSPREADRAPLAHLFLDLPSLEELERRYLLHVLETVNWNRSRAAEILGIDRRTLYRMAERFGLSMDKSDTT